The Algoriphagus sanaruensis genome window below encodes:
- a CDS encoding DUF962 domain-containing protein: MSKEYKTLKEFYPYYLEEHQNPTCRSLHFVGTGLLFLILAASLYLGNYHWLASIPFVGYGFAWVGHFFFEKNKPATFKYPFFSLVSDFKLFFDLLVGKEKFRP, from the coding sequence ATGAGCAAAGAATATAAAACCCTCAAAGAATTCTATCCTTATTACTTAGAAGAACACCAAAACCCAACATGCCGAAGTCTTCACTTTGTAGGCACCGGCCTTTTATTCTTGATCTTAGCCGCATCTCTCTACCTTGGAAATTACCATTGGTTGGCTTCCATTCCTTTCGTCGGCTATGGATTTGCTTGGGTTGGACATTTTTTCTTTGAAAAAAACAAACCCGCTACCTTTAAATATCCCTTTTTTAGCCTAGTATCTGATTTTAAATTATTTTTCGATCTTCTGGTAGGAAAAGAAAAATTTAGACCCTAA
- a CDS encoding deoxycytidylate deaminase, with protein MDMRPDFDDIFMDLAVNLAKRSHCIKKHVGAVLTKDTRIISIGYNGPPAGTHNCDIEFPEHGCARDSKGSCSLALHAEQNAILYAVKNNTAVEGSTLYVTLAPCLACARIIFSMGISKVIYLFSYAEYKGIGSDEGVDFLRKFGVSVEKYAKEILVADPLI; from the coding sequence ATGGATATGCGACCGGACTTTGATGATATTTTTATGGATTTGGCAGTTAATCTCGCCAAACGCTCACATTGTATTAAAAAACATGTAGGTGCAGTTTTGACCAAAGACACTCGAATAATCTCAATTGGATATAATGGGCCTCCTGCGGGTACGCATAATTGTGATATTGAATTTCCAGAACATGGATGTGCTAGAGATAGTAAGGGAAGTTGTTCTTTGGCGCTGCATGCGGAACAAAATGCCATTCTTTATGCTGTAAAAAATAATACCGCGGTAGAAGGCTCAACCCTTTATGTTACTTTAGCACCCTGTCTAGCATGCGCTCGAATTATTTTTTCTATGGGGATTTCTAAGGTTATTTATCTCTTTTCCTATGCCGAATACAAAGGTATTGGGAGTGACGAGGGAGTTGATTTTCTTAGAAAATTCGGGGTTTCTGTGGAGAAATATGCAAAAGAAATACTCGTTGCTGATCCACTAATCTAA
- a CDS encoding DUF6526 family protein, translated as MKKQNYQNHARYYPFHHFVLTPITLIILGVSVYKYDGTIDSLFDLLVAGVIVLIPFLARIYALKLQNRIILNEMRARYFHLTGSSFYSVEKNLRLSQIIALRFASDLEILGLIEEAVSKNLSPKEIKLKIKDWQGDFIRV; from the coding sequence ATGAAAAAACAAAACTACCAAAACCACGCCCGATACTATCCATTCCATCATTTTGTTCTTACTCCGATCACATTGATTATTCTTGGCGTTTCTGTTTACAAATATGATGGCACAATTGACTCCTTATTTGATTTATTGGTTGCTGGAGTCATCGTATTAATTCCATTTTTGGCAAGGATTTATGCTCTTAAACTTCAAAATCGAATCATTCTTAATGAAATGAGAGCAAGATATTTTCATCTTACAGGCTCTTCTTTTTATTCGGTAGAAAAGAATTTAAGACTTAGTCAAATAATCGCCCTTCGATTCGCATCCGATTTAGAAATCTTAGGGTTGATCGAAGAAGCGGTATCAAAAAACCTTAGCCCAAAAGAGATCAAGCTGAAAATAAAAGATTGGCAAGGGGATTTTATCCGAGTTTAA
- a CDS encoding alanine/glycine:cation symporter family protein yields the protein MGEIIVEFSNWIWGPPILVLLLGGGTFFFIHSGFIPFRKMGHAIELLRGKYDDDLAPGQISSRQALSAAIASTVGLGNISGVAIALNMGGPGAIFWMWIAAFVGMATKFYTCSLAIMYRGKDSNGVIQGGPMYVIDEGMGKKWKFLSYIFCIAGVIGLLAIFQANQLTAVIQAVLIQPDTLEETVRNRWIIGIIMMLLTATVILGGIKRIAAVASKMVPFMVGIYFFTVILIVFQYLGDIPDMFKLIFVDAFTGNAVMGGAVGSVIIVGARRAAFSNEAGIGTAPMVHGQSKNNEPIREGLIAMLGPFIDTIVVCTLTALAILLTGVWESTENDGVKLTLAAFEMGIPYVGKYLLMVSVLVFALSTMFTYSYYGHKCMNYLFGANKADYYNYFYLVTIVVGAVASLDVVVSLVDGMYAVMAFPNMIAALYLAPKVKVATKDYFNRMKSGSK from the coding sequence ATGGGAGAAATTATAGTAGAGTTTAGTAATTGGATTTGGGGCCCACCAATTTTGGTTCTTTTGTTAGGAGGGGGTACTTTCTTTTTTATTCATTCAGGATTTATTCCATTTCGCAAGATGGGACATGCTATTGAGCTTCTTCGAGGAAAATACGATGATGACTTAGCTCCTGGACAAATATCTTCTCGACAGGCACTATCCGCAGCAATTGCATCTACAGTTGGACTGGGTAATATTTCTGGAGTTGCAATTGCTCTAAATATGGGAGGTCCAGGTGCGATCTTTTGGATGTGGATAGCAGCATTTGTTGGGATGGCCACAAAATTTTATACGTGTTCACTAGCCATTATGTATCGAGGAAAGGATTCCAATGGAGTGATTCAAGGTGGTCCTATGTATGTGATTGATGAAGGCATGGGTAAAAAGTGGAAATTTCTCTCTTACATTTTCTGTATTGCCGGAGTGATTGGACTGTTGGCAATTTTTCAGGCGAATCAATTGACTGCTGTCATTCAAGCTGTTTTAATTCAGCCGGATACCTTAGAAGAGACAGTTAGAAATCGCTGGATTATTGGGATTATTATGATGTTGCTTACAGCAACAGTTATTCTTGGAGGGATCAAACGAATTGCAGCGGTTGCCTCGAAAATGGTTCCGTTTATGGTTGGGATTTATTTCTTTACCGTCATTTTAATTGTTTTCCAATACTTAGGAGATATTCCGGATATGTTTAAGTTGATTTTTGTAGATGCCTTCACTGGAAATGCAGTAATGGGAGGTGCAGTTGGTTCAGTAATAATTGTAGGTGCACGAAGAGCTGCTTTTTCTAATGAGGCAGGAATTGGGACAGCTCCGATGGTTCACGGTCAATCCAAAAATAATGAACCTATTCGTGAAGGTCTTATTGCGATGTTAGGTCCTTTTATTGACACTATCGTTGTTTGTACCCTGACTGCATTAGCTATCTTATTGACTGGAGTTTGGGAAAGTACAGAAAATGATGGGGTAAAATTAACTCTAGCAGCATTTGAAATGGGGATTCCTTATGTAGGAAAATATCTTCTGATGGTTTCTGTATTGGTTTTTGCACTTTCAACCATGTTTACTTATTCCTATTATGGTCATAAATGCATGAATTACCTTTTTGGGGCCAATAAAGCTGATTATTACAATTATTTCTATTTGGTAACGATTGTTGTAGGTGCAGTAGCCTCTCTAGATGTGGTGGTAAGTTTAGTTGACGGAATGTATGCCGTTATGGCCTTTCCTAATATGATTGCGGCCTTGTACTTGGCACCGAAAGTTAAGGTAGCCACAAAGGATTATTTTAATCGGATGAAATCAGGTTCTAAATGA
- a CDS encoding succinylglutamate desuccinylase/aspartoacylase family protein, with product MREVIINGVRVRPGQSVNIELPIAKLPTHTLIDLPIFIRSAKEPGPTVLISGGVHGDEINGVVTAKKILEEFDHGLSLQKGTLIFIPLVNIYGFLSNSRTFPDGRDLNRSFPGSKKGSLASRIAFILSEEIIPQIDYGIDFHTGGRMLSNHPQIRVDFKDKVGVELAKAFGTHYVVPSKHIDKSFRKTAFKARKHLLVFEGGESMRLDNYAIEEGILGTKRLLNHLEMIEAYHEKKETIVLKDSEWIRAKASGIFYSSVKLGDFVKKGEILARISDPYGQVVVPIKATTNGHIIGLNNNPVINVGDALIHLGKE from the coding sequence ATGAGAGAAGTTATTATCAATGGAGTCAGAGTCCGACCTGGTCAATCGGTAAATATTGAACTTCCGATTGCAAAATTACCTACTCATACCCTCATTGATTTGCCCATTTTTATTCGCTCAGCAAAGGAACCCGGACCTACTGTTTTGATCTCTGGGGGTGTTCATGGTGATGAAATAAATGGAGTTGTCACAGCAAAAAAGATTTTAGAAGAATTTGACCATGGCCTTTCCCTTCAAAAAGGAACTTTGATTTTTATTCCATTGGTGAATATCTATGGATTTTTATCCAACAGTCGGACTTTTCCTGATGGGAGAGATTTGAATCGAAGTTTTCCCGGCAGTAAAAAGGGCTCTTTGGCATCCCGTATTGCTTTTATATTGAGTGAAGAAATTATTCCTCAGATTGACTATGGGATCGATTTTCATACAGGAGGAAGGATGCTGTCTAATCATCCCCAGATTCGAGTTGATTTCAAGGATAAAGTAGGGGTAGAGCTAGCAAAAGCCTTTGGTACTCATTACGTAGTACCTTCTAAACATATTGATAAATCATTCCGAAAGACGGCATTCAAAGCAAGAAAGCACCTTTTGGTTTTTGAAGGTGGGGAATCGATGCGACTCGATAATTATGCGATCGAGGAGGGGATTTTGGGGACCAAACGTCTGCTCAATCACCTAGAGATGATTGAGGCATATCATGAGAAGAAAGAAACTATCGTTTTGAAAGACAGCGAATGGATAAGAGCAAAAGCCTCTGGGATTTTTTATTCCTCTGTCAAGCTTGGAGATTTTGTCAAGAAGGGAGAAATCTTAGCAAGAATCTCGGATCCATATGGCCAAGTGGTGGTTCCGATTAAAGCGACTACCAATGGGCACATCATTGGATTAAATAATAACCCCGTAATCAATGTAGGGGATGCGCTGATTCATTTAGGTAAGGAATAA
- a CDS encoding DUF4136 domain-containing protein, protein MPRFAQWISICLVWILSCGCSAIDIFKENAEIPISKPYRSFVIINQEVGIRGFSDASLDEMVQQEIKTKLELVGLVYDSKKPDLVIRYRSNEDLRQRDVVQNINPYPFWGYRVYDPWFFNRFYNPMGGRRVNTENYELLQVILDFIDPSKDKFLMTLTGVTEVTSPKYKSKKVSKTLDKVLEKFLNETQNPTL, encoded by the coding sequence ATGCCTCGATTTGCACAATGGATATCAATTTGCCTTGTTTGGATACTCAGTTGCGGGTGTAGTGCAATAGATATTTTTAAGGAAAATGCAGAAATTCCTATATCCAAGCCCTATCGGTCCTTTGTAATTATTAACCAAGAAGTCGGAATTCGTGGGTTTTCTGATGCAAGTTTAGATGAAATGGTTCAGCAAGAAATAAAGACCAAACTTGAACTTGTAGGATTAGTATATGACTCTAAGAAACCGGATTTAGTAATTCGTTATCGTTCCAATGAAGATCTAAGACAGCGAGATGTTGTCCAAAATATTAATCCATATCCATTTTGGGGCTATCGAGTTTATGATCCATGGTTTTTCAACCGTTTTTACAATCCAATGGGAGGAAGAAGGGTAAATACTGAGAATTATGAATTACTTCAAGTAATTCTTGACTTTATCGACCCTTCTAAGGATAAATTTCTAATGACTCTTACCGGAGTGACGGAGGTCACATCACCTAAGTATAAATCGAAAAAAGTAAGCAAGACCTTGGATAAGGTCTTAGAAAAATTTCTAAATGAAACTCAAAATCCAACCTTATGA
- the murB gene encoding UDP-N-acetylmuramate dehydrogenase produces MKILENISLKPFNTFGIDKKAAFFTTVSSIEELKDALSWANDHNLPVLILGGGSNILLTQEVKGLVIKIEILGIQVIEETENEVFVEVGAGQSWHEWVQISIANKWAGIENLSLIPGTVGASPMQNIGAYGVELKDVFQSLKALNKKSLEVIDFSFDECEFGYRESVFKHQFKDQFVITSVTFRLQKQPKLNLDYGTIRETLKEMGIHNPGIKEVSNAVIQIRKSKLPDPVEIGNAGSFFKNPTIDSTTFEKLLKRFPTLPNYPNENGIKIPAGWLIEQAGWKGKKIGNVGVHEKQALVLVNYGNGSGEEIKSLAQQIQNDILQKFGIDLHTEVNFI; encoded by the coding sequence ATGAAGATACTAGAAAACATTTCCCTTAAACCTTTTAATACTTTTGGAATCGATAAAAAGGCGGCTTTTTTCACGACAGTTTCGAGCATTGAAGAATTAAAAGATGCTCTTTCATGGGCGAATGATCACAACCTACCAGTTCTTATTTTAGGAGGAGGAAGTAATATTTTGTTGACTCAAGAAGTCAAGGGCTTGGTGATAAAGATTGAAATATTAGGAATTCAGGTAATTGAAGAGACTGAAAATGAAGTTTTCGTGGAAGTAGGTGCTGGCCAAAGTTGGCATGAATGGGTTCAGATTTCTATTGCCAATAAATGGGCAGGAATCGAAAATCTATCCTTGATACCAGGTACTGTTGGTGCCTCACCCATGCAAAATATTGGTGCTTATGGAGTAGAATTAAAAGATGTTTTTCAAAGCCTTAAAGCCTTGAATAAAAAAAGCTTAGAGGTAATTGATTTCAGTTTTGATGAATGTGAATTTGGATACCGAGAGAGTGTCTTCAAACATCAATTTAAAGATCAATTTGTAATCACATCAGTTACGTTTCGACTTCAAAAACAACCTAAGTTGAATTTAGACTATGGGACCATTCGAGAGACATTAAAAGAAATGGGAATCCATAATCCTGGCATAAAAGAGGTCAGCAATGCTGTAATTCAAATCAGAAAATCAAAACTCCCAGACCCTGTCGAAATAGGAAATGCTGGTTCATTTTTTAAAAACCCAACGATTGATTCGACTACTTTTGAAAAGCTTTTGAAAAGATTCCCTACCCTACCTAATTATCCAAACGAAAACGGAATAAAAATTCCAGCAGGATGGTTGATTGAACAAGCGGGTTGGAAAGGAAAAAAGATAGGGAATGTGGGAGTCCACGAAAAACAGGCTTTAGTATTGGTGAATTATGGAAATGGATCTGGAGAAGAAATCAAATCCCTAGCTCAACAAATTCAAAACGATATCCTTCAAAAATTTGGGATTGATTTACATACAGAAGTTAATTTCATTTAG
- a CDS encoding glycerate kinase: protein MNFLVAPNAFKETISGKEATEIIFRELRKGFPSGSIQEQAIADGGDGTCTLLIDSLKLDRVPCDTLDPLGRPVSGFFGFDSYHKRALLDVSTASGLSLLDSYEKNPSNTSTFGTGLIIKKAIEFGAEEIILGLGGSATVDLGIGILGALGFIFLDSKGRELGPYTPGLIFKIKHIQRPLYLPNIKFSLLCDVKNYLIGEEGAVRVFGPQKGLSESDLPNFENELSRCLELLASKSKLTFTDREGFGAAGGIAAGLSLFFSLEMKYGARHFFELVHMEEKVRVCDWILTGEGKYDRQSTQGKGCYELLQLAKSEGKKIAIITSGNEASEEEFDLVIQLPDLDFSKTDFKEVAKENLGLAVAKAKPYFKIL, encoded by the coding sequence ATGAATTTCCTTGTAGCCCCGAATGCCTTTAAAGAAACTATTTCTGGCAAAGAAGCTACTGAAATAATTTTTAGGGAATTAAGGAAAGGATTTCCATCTGGATCCATTCAAGAGCAAGCCATTGCTGATGGGGGAGATGGAACTTGTACACTTTTGATAGATTCCCTTAAGTTGGACCGAGTCCCTTGTGATACCCTTGATCCACTTGGAAGGCCAGTTAGTGGGTTTTTTGGTTTTGATTCCTATCATAAGCGAGCTCTTTTGGATGTGTCTACCGCTAGCGGATTAAGCTTGTTAGATTCTTATGAGAAAAACCCTTCCAATACATCAACATTTGGAACAGGCTTGATAATAAAGAAAGCCATTGAATTTGGAGCGGAAGAGATAATCTTAGGCTTAGGGGGAAGTGCTACTGTGGATCTAGGAATCGGAATATTAGGAGCGCTCGGATTCATCTTTTTAGATTCGAAAGGGAGAGAATTGGGCCCCTATACTCCAGGTTTAATTTTTAAAATAAAGCATATTCAGCGTCCGCTTTATCTGCCAAATATTAAGTTTTCCTTGTTATGTGACGTTAAAAATTACCTTATAGGCGAAGAGGGGGCTGTTCGTGTATTTGGTCCTCAAAAGGGATTAAGTGAATCGGATTTACCCAATTTTGAAAATGAATTGAGCAGGTGTCTTGAATTATTAGCCTCAAAATCTAAACTTACCTTTACAGATCGTGAAGGTTTTGGTGCCGCTGGAGGTATAGCAGCAGGATTATCCCTTTTTTTTTCTTTAGAAATGAAATATGGTGCCCGTCATTTTTTTGAATTAGTCCATATGGAAGAAAAAGTTAGAGTCTGCGACTGGATTTTAACAGGTGAGGGAAAATATGACAGGCAGAGTACTCAAGGAAAAGGATGCTATGAGTTACTTCAATTGGCGAAATCGGAAGGTAAAAAAATAGCTATTATCACTTCGGGAAATGAGGCTAGTGAAGAGGAGTTTGATTTGGTAATTCAGTTGCCTGATTTAGATTTTTCTAAAACAGACTTTAAAGAAGTTGCTAAGGAAAATTTAGGGCTGGCTGTGGCAAAAGCCAAGCCCTATTTTAAAATACTTTAG
- a CDS encoding phospho-sugar mutase, protein MSSIDPAILAKAQSWLDGNVDAVTKSSIQKLIDENPTELIDSFYQDLEFGTGGLRGLMGVGTNRMNVYTVGMATQGLANYLLKCFPGQDIKVAITHDSRINNTLFAKTTADVLTANGIKVLYFREMRPTPMLSFAVRYFGCKSGVMITASHNPKEYNGYKAYWEDGAQVVAPHDTNIIHEVQQITSFDLVNWNKNDALIQYIEEDFDAIYLEKVKSLSLSPAEIQAQKSMPIVFSPIHGASGKMVPAALKAFGFENIHVVKEQIDPDGTFPTVIYPNPEEAEALTLSIELGKKVGAELVLACDPDGDRYAAVVPNEAGEFELLNGNQTGTLLTYYLLSRWKEAGKLDGKQFMVNTIVTTELINQIAAGFGVKCFNVLTGFKNIAAIIRDLEGKESFIGGGEESYGYLVGDFVRDKDGVSACAMVAEVIAYYKTQGKNVFQVLAEIYHQFGFYKESLISVTKKGKDGAEQIQKLMADFRTNPPKEMNGSEVVKIVDVKNSTITDPKSGQVEKLDMDKSNVMQFYLADGSKISARPSGTEPKIKYYFSVNGNLSNPEDYRKVEAEMVKKLDGLRAYFS, encoded by the coding sequence ATGAGTTCTATCGACCCTGCAATCCTAGCCAAAGCACAAAGCTGGCTGGATGGAAATGTGGATGCAGTAACCAAATCAAGCATCCAAAAATTGATTGATGAAAATCCTACCGAATTGATTGATTCCTTTTATCAGGATCTTGAATTTGGAACTGGAGGATTGAGAGGTTTAATGGGAGTTGGCACCAACCGAATGAATGTATATACGGTAGGGATGGCCACGCAAGGATTGGCAAATTACCTTCTAAAATGCTTCCCAGGCCAAGACATTAAGGTTGCAATTACTCATGACAGCCGCATCAATAATACGCTTTTTGCCAAAACCACTGCCGATGTGCTAACGGCAAATGGAATTAAAGTACTCTATTTCAGAGAAATGAGACCAACCCCAATGCTGTCATTTGCCGTTCGGTACTTTGGTTGCAAATCAGGGGTCATGATCACGGCTTCTCACAATCCTAAAGAATACAATGGCTATAAAGCGTATTGGGAGGATGGTGCCCAAGTAGTCGCTCCTCATGACACCAATATCATCCATGAGGTACAGCAAATCACCTCTTTTGACTTAGTGAATTGGAATAAAAACGATGCGTTAATCCAATACATTGAAGAGGACTTTGATGCGATTTATTTGGAAAAAGTAAAAAGCTTGAGTTTATCGCCTGCAGAGATTCAAGCCCAAAAATCAATGCCAATCGTCTTTTCCCCAATTCATGGAGCATCCGGAAAAATGGTTCCTGCTGCCTTGAAAGCGTTTGGTTTTGAAAACATCCATGTGGTCAAGGAACAAATCGACCCCGATGGCACCTTCCCAACTGTGATTTATCCAAATCCTGAGGAAGCAGAAGCCCTCACACTATCCATTGAACTTGGAAAAAAAGTTGGTGCGGAGTTGGTACTTGCATGTGACCCTGATGGCGATCGATATGCTGCTGTAGTTCCAAACGAGGCCGGTGAATTTGAATTATTGAATGGCAACCAAACTGGAACGCTTTTGACCTACTACCTCCTTTCACGATGGAAGGAAGCTGGCAAGCTGGATGGAAAGCAGTTTATGGTCAATACCATTGTCACCACAGAACTGATAAACCAAATTGCTGCTGGGTTTGGTGTTAAATGCTTCAATGTTTTAACAGGGTTTAAAAACATTGCCGCAATCATCCGGGATTTGGAAGGAAAAGAAAGCTTTATTGGTGGTGGAGAAGAATCTTACGGCTATCTAGTTGGGGATTTTGTAAGAGATAAAGACGGAGTCAGCGCATGTGCCATGGTAGCAGAAGTGATCGCCTATTACAAAACACAAGGCAAAAATGTATTTCAAGTATTAGCTGAAATCTACCATCAATTTGGCTTCTATAAAGAGTCTTTAATTTCTGTAACCAAGAAAGGAAAAGATGGAGCAGAGCAAATTCAAAAGTTGATGGCAGACTTTAGAACGAATCCTCCAAAAGAAATGAATGGTTCAGAGGTGGTAAAAATTGTCGATGTCAAAAATTCTACGATTACTGATCCTAAAAGCGGCCAAGTAGAAAAATTAGACATGGACAAATCAAATGTAATGCAGTTTTATTTGGCTGATGGAAGTAAAATTTCAGCCAGACCATCTGGTACAGAACCAAAAATCAAGTATTACTTTTCGGTCAATGGAAATTTGAGTAATCCAGAAGATTATCGAAAAGTAGAAGCAGAAATGGTGAAAAAATTGGACGGACTTAGAGCCTATTTCAGCTAA
- a CDS encoding response regulator → MLTIVLIDDDPISTFVTEKLISKNVKEPCKFFKYQSAKKALEEIDSINPHYLFLDLNMPEMTGWDFLDCFRPSGSDAQIYILSSSVDERDISKASQYQIVKDYLSKPLIKKYIKHIFN, encoded by the coding sequence ATGCTAACTATCGTACTCATAGATGATGACCCAATCAGCACTTTTGTGACTGAAAAACTTATTTCCAAGAATGTCAAGGAGCCTTGTAAGTTTTTCAAGTATCAAAGTGCCAAAAAAGCCTTGGAGGAAATCGATTCGATAAATCCACACTACTTATTTCTAGACTTAAATATGCCAGAAATGACAGGATGGGATTTTTTAGATTGCTTTAGACCTTCAGGTTCAGATGCTCAAATTTATATATTGAGTAGTTCTGTTGATGAAAGGGATATCAGCAAAGCAAGTCAATACCAAATAGTCAAAGATTATCTCTCAAAACCTCTCATCAAAAAGTACATAAAGCACATATTTAACTGA
- a CDS encoding beta-N-acetylhexosaminidase, producing the protein MKKITWLFALTGSLLFGSCQKSSTLSETGIIPIPNELVNGTGTFDLSPDSGIKLVGQNEKLTHLGEYLANRLRPATGFDLPVSFDQGQIILELTDSSSDESYNLEISENEVKITASGEAGLFYGIQTFLQLFPVELASSSVQSVEWTIQTGSIKDSPEFGYRGAMLDVARHFISVEDVKYFIDQMASYKLNFLHLHLSDDQGWRIEIKSWPKLTEIGGSTEVGGGKGGFYTQEEYEDLVAYAAERFITIVPEIDMPGHTNAALASYGELNPGVNLPDGDFSTVNKKELDYQMPLKNPQASELYTGIEVGWSTFSSDLELTYAFVDSVVREISELTSGPYFHIGGDESHVTEKDDYIYFVERVQDIVSKYGKTSIGWDEIATAKLLPGSVAQFWAKEENAKLAKDQGNQILMSPATKMYLDMQYDSTSRIGLHWAAYIELDSAYLWEPTEFASGISKENILGLEAPLWTETVTNRADIDYLVFPRLAALSEVAWSSKEKRSWESFQKRVVSHGKRWDLTGVGFYKSPKVNW; encoded by the coding sequence ATGAAAAAAATAACCTGGCTATTTGCATTGACTGGATCTCTTCTTTTTGGTTCCTGTCAAAAATCATCCACCCTTTCTGAAACTGGAATAATTCCAATACCCAATGAATTGGTAAATGGAACTGGAACTTTTGATTTGAGCCCTGATTCAGGGATAAAATTGGTAGGTCAAAATGAAAAGCTAACCCATTTGGGAGAATATTTGGCAAACCGATTACGCCCAGCTACTGGCTTTGATCTCCCTGTTTCCTTCGATCAAGGTCAAATAATTCTTGAATTAACGGATTCAAGTTCAGATGAATCTTATAACCTAGAAATCTCTGAAAATGAGGTAAAAATCACTGCCTCTGGTGAAGCGGGATTATTTTATGGAATTCAAACCTTCCTCCAGCTTTTTCCAGTTGAGCTAGCTTCATCTAGTGTTCAATCTGTAGAATGGACCATTCAAACGGGAAGCATTAAGGATTCGCCGGAATTTGGCTATAGAGGTGCAATGCTGGATGTGGCCCGTCATTTTATTTCTGTAGAGGATGTCAAATACTTTATTGATCAAATGGCAAGCTATAAGTTAAATTTCCTTCACCTTCATTTGTCTGATGATCAAGGATGGAGAATTGAGATAAAGTCCTGGCCGAAGCTTACAGAGATCGGTGGTTCAACTGAAGTAGGAGGTGGAAAGGGCGGATTCTACACGCAAGAAGAATATGAGGATTTGGTTGCTTATGCTGCCGAGAGATTTATTACGATTGTTCCAGAAATAGATATGCCTGGGCATACCAACGCAGCTTTGGCTTCTTATGGGGAATTAAACCCAGGGGTAAATCTACCAGATGGTGATTTTTCGACCGTGAATAAAAAAGAGCTGGATTATCAAATGCCTTTAAAAAATCCTCAAGCTTCTGAACTTTATACAGGCATTGAGGTAGGGTGGAGTACATTTTCTTCCGATTTAGAGCTTACTTATGCGTTTGTGGATAGTGTGGTAAGAGAAATTTCGGAATTAACTTCAGGTCCATATTTTCACATTGGTGGAGACGAATCTCACGTTACTGAAAAGGATGATTACATTTATTTTGTTGAGCGTGTTCAGGATATTGTCTCTAAATATGGGAAAACCAGCATAGGATGGGACGAAATCGCAACTGCAAAACTTTTGCCGGGAAGTGTAGCTCAATTTTGGGCAAAAGAAGAAAATGCGAAACTTGCCAAAGACCAAGGAAATCAGATTCTAATGTCACCAGCCACAAAAATGTACTTAGACATGCAGTATGATAGTACTTCTAGAATTGGATTGCATTGGGCAGCCTACATTGAACTAGATTCTGCGTATTTGTGGGAACCTACTGAATTTGCTTCGGGTATATCCAAGGAAAATATTTTGGGATTAGAGGCACCTTTATGGACTGAAACGGTAACCAATCGAGCTGATATTGATTATTTGGTTTTCCCTAGGCTAGCGGCATTATCAGAGGTCGCATGGTCTTCCAAAGAGAAAAGATCCTGGGAAAGTTTCCAAAAGAGAGTGGTCTCACATGGAAAGCGTTGGGATTTAACAGGAGTAGGATTCTATAAATCACCCAAAGTAAATTGGTGA